A single window of Brevundimonas naejangsanensis DNA harbors:
- a CDS encoding sensor histidine kinase has protein sequence MKLPSLFRRTPFRLTLLFLALFVATASAVLAYVYFASASEARMRAEASVQGEIDSLTAIYRTRGRDALNQALVERAIRNGPYLYVFKDAEGRIITANITDVPDGVKPGQWDSFRLTDTDEDGRVRRRQSIGIDTPLSGGEHLFVGEDIGDIEAYLARLTQALWGAMVMVLLLGVGGGLWISRRVERVMAGLNRVVTAVQEGDLKARVPIRHSGDELDELAEGLNGMLDRLEGSMASIRHAGDAIAHDLRTPLNRMKAKMEVALIDAEAGRTSGVDALSVALDEADALLKTFNTVLAIARLQSGGSPEPSVFDAADLAADMAELYEPAGEDKGLEFAAEIEKGLLIEGNQPFLAQALANLIDNAIKYTPEGGAVMFRARRRSSGDVEFSVTDNGPGVPDEDRERVLQRFVRLDNSRTEPGSGLGLSLVTAVAEAHGGRIQLDEGPGVYDGRGPGLRVALILPPATRPPEAEA, from the coding sequence GTGAAACTGCCCTCCCTTTTCCGCCGCACGCCCTTTCGGCTGACGCTGCTGTTTCTGGCGCTGTTCGTGGCGACGGCCAGCGCGGTGCTGGCCTATGTCTATTTCGCCTCGGCGTCAGAGGCGCGGATGCGGGCGGAGGCCAGCGTTCAGGGCGAGATCGACAGCCTGACCGCCATCTATCGCACACGCGGCCGAGACGCCCTCAATCAGGCGCTGGTCGAACGGGCGATCCGCAACGGGCCGTATCTCTACGTCTTCAAGGACGCCGAGGGCCGCATCATCACCGCCAACATCACCGACGTGCCCGACGGGGTGAAGCCGGGGCAGTGGGACAGTTTCCGCCTGACCGACACGGATGAAGACGGTCGCGTCCGGCGCCGCCAATCGATCGGCATCGACACCCCGCTGTCGGGCGGCGAACACCTGTTCGTGGGCGAGGACATCGGCGACATCGAGGCCTATCTGGCGCGGCTGACCCAAGCCCTGTGGGGGGCGATGGTCATGGTGCTGTTGCTGGGCGTGGGCGGCGGGCTGTGGATCAGCCGCAGGGTCGAGCGGGTCATGGCCGGGCTGAACCGCGTGGTCACGGCGGTGCAGGAGGGCGACCTGAAGGCGCGCGTGCCGATCCGCCATTCCGGCGACGAATTGGACGAGTTGGCCGAGGGTCTGAACGGCATGCTGGATCGGCTGGAAGGCTCGATGGCCTCGATCCGCCATGCCGGCGACGCCATCGCCCACGACCTGCGCACGCCGCTGAACCGGATGAAGGCCAAGATGGAGGTGGCCCTGATTGACGCCGAGGCGGGGCGGACCTCGGGCGTCGACGCCCTCAGCGTGGCGCTGGACGAGGCGGACGCCCTGCTCAAGACCTTCAACACCGTCCTGGCCATCGCCCGCCTTCAGTCGGGCGGTTCGCCCGAGCCGAGTGTGTTCGACGCCGCCGATCTGGCTGCCGACATGGCCGAGCTTTACGAACCGGCGGGCGAGGACAAGGGGCTGGAGTTCGCCGCCGAGATCGAGAAGGGGCTGTTGATCGAGGGCAACCAGCCCTTCCTGGCCCAGGCCCTGGCGAATCTGATCGACAACGCCATCAAATATACGCCCGAGGGCGGGGCTGTGATGTTCCGCGCGCGGCGGCGCTCGTCCGGCGATGTAGAGTTTTCCGTCACCGACAACGGGCCGGGCGTGCCGGACGAGGATCGCGAACGGGTGCTGCAACGCTTCGTGCGCCTGGACAACAGCCGCACCGAGCCGGGGTCGGGCCTGGGCCTGTCGCTGGTGACAGCGGTGGCCGAGGCGCACGGCGGCCGCATCCAGCTGGACGAAGGCCCGGGCGTCTATGACGGACGCGGGCCGGGCCTGCGCGTGGCCCTGATCCTGCCCCCAGCGACGCGCCCGCCCGAGGCCGAGGCGTGA